From Pyramidobacter piscolens W5455:
GGAAGCCGTACTTTTCCGCCAGAGAGCCGATCAGGGCGATGGCTTCGCGGGCGGTTTTGGCGCGCTGCAGGGCGAGGACTTCGAGCTGCTCGATCGTCAGGATGGCGCGCGCGTCCGGGCGGAACGTCTTCATTTCCACCTTCTGGGCGAACGTGCTTTCGCCGATCGCCAGACCGTATTCGTTCATGAAGGGGTAACCGACGTGGAAATAACCGTAGGTTTCCGGGGCCTGGGGGATTTCGCCGATCCTCGTGAGTTCGGCGGATTCGTCGTTGGTGATGTTCCAGAAAACGGGCGTCATCTCGCCGTCGGCATGCTTGCCGCCGGGGATGAAGCGCACCCGCGCGTCGTAGAACGCGCCGTCCGCGGTATGGGAAGTGATGACGGAACCGTCGGCGGAGGCTTTCGCTCCGACGACCACGTCGGTGCAGGCCGAAGCCGCTCCGGCGAGAAGCATGGCGCCAAGTACGCTGGAAATAACGGTGCGCTTTGCTCGCATGGTTCTTTACCTCCTTGTGATGGGTCAGACGTTCGAATTCTCCGTTTTACGAGACGAAAAGCCGGCGGAGCCCTTTTGCGCCGGGAGCGGAAAAGAGCCCCGCCGGCTTTTTAACGCTGGTGCGGAAGCGAAAAGTTATTTGCTGTTGGTTGCTTTCAGATCGCGTTCGGTCATGCCGCCGAAATCGACCGCCTTGAGCCATTCCGTGGGGTAGCCGGGGGTCTTCTGCGATCCGTCGGGCTGCATGACGCCGCCGTCGCAGTATTTGCCGATCAGCTCGAAGGCGAAATCCCACCAGCCGTCGTTGACTTCGTTCATGGCCTTGTTGGTGTAGGCCGTCAGGTATTCGACCGCCTTCTTGGGATCCTTCTTGTACAGCTCGACGGCGTGGTCTTCGATCGTCTTCTGGTCGGCGAAGAACTTGTCCTCGTAGCTGGCCTTCTTGGCGCGGATCTCGGGATAGATGGCGTCCCAGCGGATCGTCGCCCAGTTGTTGACGAGGTTGAACGCCCACCAGGCGCTGTCGCGGTCGAACACGTGGCGCTTCGTCTCGCTCCACGCCTTGGGCACGGAGGTCACGCCGCAGTAAATGGGCACGTAAACGGTGGTGTCGGGGGAATCCTCGCCGAACCACAGCACGCCGCCCACGGCGTCGGGCATGTCGGCGCGGCTCTGCGAGACGAAACTGTAGGAGCAGCGGAACAGAGCGATGGGACGCTCCCAATCGTCGCCTTTGCGATCCTCGGGACGCACGTCCTTGGGCGTCTGCCAGCGGCTGGGGCAGCCAAAGGGACCGGCGGCCAGACCCTTGGTGAGGTCGTAGTCGGTGCCTTCGAGGTGGTCGCTGTAAACGTCCATGATGTCCTTGACGGAGAGTTTCTTGTCGGGCTTGACGGAGAAGGGGTACATTTCCCACTTGGCCAGCACGGGGAACTTCTGCGAAGGAGCGACCAGGTTCAAGGCTCTCCACTCGCGGCGTGCGGCGTAGTAGGCGTAGCCGTAAGGCTCGGGAT
This genomic window contains:
- a CDS encoding dipeptidase; amino-acid sequence: MEMKRFSAAAFASAALLFSAAASMACTPMGVGAKASADGSVMVSHTCDGWYDNRIKIIPGGDHKEGEMVDIYNVMCVDTRPNKPLRKVGEIPQAAHTYTYFQIGYPFMNDQQLMMGEFTWSGRDELASTEGLMYIENLEALGLARAKTAREAIKVMGALAEKYGYADGGETLIIGDPKECWVFEVCGGGLWNKDSGNPGAHWAAKRLPDDEVFVGANRSRLGVIDLNDTENTMHSTDITKLPEAMGWWKQGEPFDFSAIFNPEPYGYAYYAARREWRALNLVAPSQKFPVLAKWEMYPFSVKPDKKLSVKDIMDVYSDHLEGTDYDLTKGLAAGPFGCPSRWQTPKDVRPEDRKGDDWERPIALFRCSYSFVSQSRADMPDAVGGVLWFGEDSPDTTVYVPIYCGVTSVPKAWSETKRHVFDRDSAWWAFNLVNNWATIRWDAIYPEIRAKKASYEDKFFADQKTIEDHAVELYKKDPKKAVEYLTAYTNKAMNEVNDGWWDFAFELIGKYCDGGVMQPDGSQKTPGYPTEWLKAVDFGGMTERDLKATNSK